A region of Roseobacter litoralis Och 149 DNA encodes the following proteins:
- a CDS encoding DUF6505 family protein encodes MKLARAIHFDESDTRVFHSPARTGEWCLSGGFEFSNWSDGDMVGKARQAFTNGWMGLETFGRTTFVAVAPLEPFERDALAKSLAQHFVSIYGAPSVEAAMGTAFDEIDQMIELCEDQPPNTLLTITRELTPAGVKESYGMIEPQDAGIDQFAVHGSLDEEPHQH; translated from the coding sequence ATGAAACTCGCACGCGCCATCCATTTTGACGAAAGCGATACCCGCGTCTTTCACAGCCCGGCCCGAACCGGCGAGTGGTGCCTGTCCGGCGGCTTTGAATTCTCCAACTGGTCGGATGGGGATATGGTGGGCAAGGCCCGCCAAGCCTTTACCAATGGCTGGATGGGGCTTGAGACCTTCGGGCGCACGACCTTTGTGGCCGTCGCACCGCTCGAGCCTTTTGAACGCGACGCGCTGGCCAAATCGCTGGCACAGCACTTTGTCAGTATTTACGGCGCGCCCTCAGTCGAGGCCGCGATGGGCACAGCCTTTGATGAAATCGATCAGATGATCGAGCTTTGCGAAGATCAACCGCCCAACACGTTGCTCACCATCACGCGCGAACTGACCCCCGCAGGGGTCAAGGAAAGCTATGGGATGATCGAGCCGCAAGATGCCGGCATAGACCAGTTTGCCGTGCACGGCTCCCTCGATGAAGAGCCGCACCAGCACTAA
- a CDS encoding biotin/lipoate--protein ligase family protein, whose amino-acid sequence MTPLSFPPLFTGEDTRGEDPLHFACARAQAGCDAGLVAYDLRADVLHAALVFAPEVPLRKAAIMLPICGIGFQNALGALAPPEIAVHLDWTGGIRINGGTAGLLKMVASPASPDQVPDWMVVGLDLAIWPASAETGNTPDVTALISEGCGDVEAPALLEAWVRHTLVWINRWSEDGPRAIHSEWSGLVHGLEKEAQVRDIAGVFKGVDEDFGMILHNDDGNQIIAITDILTEVP is encoded by the coding sequence ATGACACCTCTTTCATTTCCACCCCTGTTTACCGGCGAGGACACCCGGGGCGAAGATCCGCTGCACTTTGCCTGCGCCCGCGCACAGGCCGGGTGCGACGCCGGGTTGGTCGCTTATGATTTGCGCGCCGATGTCCTGCACGCAGCGCTTGTGTTTGCCCCTGAGGTCCCCCTGCGAAAGGCTGCGATCATGCTGCCGATTTGCGGTATCGGGTTTCAGAATGCACTCGGCGCGCTGGCCCCCCCGGAGATCGCTGTGCATCTGGACTGGACCGGCGGCATAAGGATCAACGGTGGCACGGCGGGACTGCTCAAGATGGTTGCCTCGCCCGCCAGTCCTGATCAGGTGCCGGACTGGATGGTGGTTGGCCTTGATCTGGCCATCTGGCCCGCCAGCGCCGAAACCGGCAATACGCCCGACGTGACGGCGCTCATTTCCGAAGGGTGCGGCGATGTGGAGGCCCCTGCCCTGCTCGAAGCATGGGTGCGCCACACATTGGTCTGGATCAACCGCTGGAGCGAGGATGGCCCGCGCGCTATCCACAGCGAATGGTCCGGACTTGTTCACGGTCTGGAAAAAGAAGCACAAGTGCGTGACATCGCGGGTGTTTTCAAAGGCGTTGACGAAGACTTCGGGATGATCTTGCACAATGACGACGGCAATCAGATCATTGCGATCACTGATATTCTGACGGAGGTTCCATGA